The genomic interval ACTCCAGGATCCAGCAGACGTCCTAGCGTCATACGACGGTGCTATCGCGTTCTCCGGAGCCTCGGACTCACGACCAGGACTGCGGACTCCCCAGCTGGGCGCACTGCACGCGGTCCTCGGCTACTGGACCACGAATCAGAAGCAGCCCGCCACTGTGGTGATGCCGACCGGAACAGGGAAGACGGAGACGATGCTCGCCCTCCTGGTCGCAGCCAAGCCTGAGCGCCTGCTCGTGTTGGTTCCGTCAGACTCGCTGCGTGATCAGATCGCTGGGAAGTTTGAAACACTGGGTGTACTTCAGGAACTTGGCATCGTCTCGAACGTGGCAGCTCGGCCGGTTGTCGGCCGCGTCGCGCATGGGTTCTCATCAATCTCACAAGCTGTGACCTTTGCTGGAGCTTGTAACGTCATTGTCGCCACGCCTCAATCTCTAAGCGCGTCGGATCAAGATGCAATCGAGGCGATGGTGGGTGCTTGCTCGCATCTGTTCGTAGACGAGGCGCACCATGTGGCGGCGCGCACCTGGACCGACATTCGCGAGCGTTTTGCCGAGAAGAACGTGGTGCAGTTTACTGCGACACCGTTTCGCGAAGATGGAAAACATTTGCAGGGTCGGACCATCTACTCGTTCCCGCTGCGCGAAGCTCAAGCACAGAACTACTTCTCCAAGATCAACTACAAGTCAGTTATCGACTTCGACAACGTCGATCTTGCGGTCGCGACACAAAGTGTCGAGAGACTGCGTGCTGACCTAGACAGCAATTTTGATCATGTACTCATGGCGCGGGTGAGCGGAATCCCGCGCGCGATGGCAATACTTCCAATCTATCAACATATCGCGGCCGATCTAAACCCCGTAATCATCAACAGTCAGATGTCCAAGAAGCATCAGCGCGAGGCTCTGCGAGCCGTCCGCGCCCGTGACTCTCATATCATCATTTGTGTGAACATGCTCGGCGAAGGCTTTGACCTGCCTGCCCTGAAGATCGCGGCGGTGCATGATCCGCAGAAAAGTCTCGGGGTGACTCTGCAGTTCATTGGACGCTTCGCTCGGACCTCCTCAACGGGAAAGTACGGAGAGGCGTCGATGTTCGTCGCCAGGTCAGAGATGGATATTGACAGGCGTCTGCGGGAACTATACGCCGAGGACTCGGATTGGAATCTGATTGTCCGAGACCTATCGGAGGCCGCCGTCCAGGAGCAGCATGAGATAAGCGATTTTGAGGCTGGGTTCACGAGCCGGCCACCTGAAGTTGATCTGCGGAGTCTACTCCCGAAAATGAGCACCGTCGTCTACCGCGCTCCGACTGCAAAATGGGAGCCGCATAATGTTGTTGAATTCTTCGGTGAGGAAAACTTCTACACGTTTCCGATCGGGCTGAATCAGAGCGCTGGTGTCGCGTGGTTCGTGATTGAGAACAGAGACAAGGTCCGATGGGGCGACCTGAAGACAATCGAGGAGGTCTCATACCAGCTTTACGTTCTGTACTTTAATGAGCAGACCAAGCTGCTCTATATTAATAACTCGGCTAACGATGGAGTGTTCGAAGAGCTGGCGGAAGCTGTTCTCGGGTCAGGTGCGCAACGATTCACAGGCTCGAGTGTTTATCGAGCAATGGCCGACATTGACAGGCTTGTGCCAACAAACGTAGGTGTCCTCGACGCGCACAACCAGTTCCGTCGGTTCTCGATGCATGTTGGGCCGGACGTGACCGAGAGTTTCAGCCAGGCCGAGGCGAGCACAAAGTCTCAGACGAACATCTCCGGAAGCGGTTACCGTGACGGTGAAATCGTCAACATAAGTGCGTCGCTCAAGGGTCGGATCTGGTCGCACGCGACAGCCTCAACGATCAAGGAGTGGTGTGACTGGTGCGACTCCATTGGCAAGAAGTTGCTGGATGAAACTATCAGCATTGACAAGGTCATTGGGCAGTTCATTTTGCCTGAGGAGCTCACCTCGTTGCCAAGCGGCGTCTTGCTGGCAGTCGAATGGCCGTGGTTAGTGCACACGCTCCAGGCGGACAGCATGCGATTGTCACACGCCGGAAGCGTGTATCAGGCCGTGTTTACCGATTTGGTCCCTGAGGTAGGGCCGATTCAAGGAGCGTTTCGATTTACGGTCAGGAGTGGGAGTTGGTCGGTTCCGTATGAAGCGTCGGTGGAATCTGGTCGAATTGTGTATCGATGCACAGATAAGATCGAGATTGTAATTTTGCGTGCGGGATCTGAAGTGCGATTAAGTGATTGGTTAAACAAGTTCGGCCTCCTCTTCATTCTCGATGGCGATCGGATCATCGAGAATGACTTGCTGTATCAGCCGAAATGGGACAGGACGCCGTATGAGCGGCAGAAATTGACCGTCTTGGATTGGGGCGAGACCAAGCTAAACGTGGAATCTCAGACCCGTGACAAGCTTCAGGAATCGATTCAATACCGAGCGCTAGTTGAACTCCGGGCCGACACTGATCCCTGGGACTTGATTATAGATGACGATGGGAAGGGGGAAATCGCCGACCTGGTGGCGATGCGGATTGACCCTGAAGGCTTGCTGGTCAAGCTTATCCATTGCAAATACGCGCACGAAGGAAAGGTTGGCGCTCGTCTTGCTGACCTATACGAGGTCTGCGGCCAGGCGCAAAAGTCGGTGGTGTGGCGGCGCAGTGATCTCGGTCCATTTTTTCGGACGCTGCATGACCGGGCCCGCAAGAAGAATCAGCGAGACGGCGTGAGTCCGTTCGAGGTCGGCGACATTCGTAAACTCTATGAGGTGCGGGATAGGGCGACTATTCTCCGCCGCAGGATGGAGATCGTGATTGCGCAACCCGGTCTTTCGCGATCAAAGGCAACTATCCAGCAGCTTGATCTCTTGGCATCAACTGAGGCATATCTCAGAACGACGGTTAACGCACCGCTTGCGATCTGGTGCAGCGCTTGAGCCGTGCCGTATCAAATCTGTTTCTCTTCGAGCGCTGCAAAGATCCAGTCCCAACGGAAGGCGGATGCTATTTCGTTGCCCGTTCCGGATGCGACTGGCTCTGCTGCGGCTCTCGATCCATCATGTGGATCGACAATGGTCACGCCTGCGTACCGGAGCACCGCAAGCGATGCCAACCATGCCGGATGACCGGCTAGGTCATGCTTGGCGAACGGGGCAGCGGCCGTGGGGGTATGCGAGCCTAGTGACGCGCAGAGCGTTGTGAGCGCGTAGGTGTTGGCGTTGCCGTTGGCCCACGCGTTGAGGGTGTTGAAGGTCATGGGGACGACAGCGACGGCGTCGGGTGGTGGGGTGCGCTTCGGCTGGTCTGGGGTGCGGTTGCCGGTGATGACGCGGGTGTCGCCTAGGTCCTGGTCTGCGAGCCAGGGGAGGGCTGCTTCGGTGGGGATGACGTAGGGGTCCCAGCCGTTGGCTCGGGCGGCCTTGACGCCGTCAGCGGTGCGGGAGGCGAGAGGTGCCCCGCACACGACGATGTACAGGGTGCGGTTGGTCACGCGAGGACTCCTGCGCGGGTAGCGATGGCGGTCAGAGACGGGCTGGGCTTGCGGGAGCGGCGGAGTAGTTCTCGGACCAACTCACGGGCGATGGTGTGGTACTTGATCGACTCGGGAGCTACGCGCTCGGCGGCCTGGAGGTGAAGGATCGCTTCCATGTCGTTCTTGGCTTGGGTTTGCGCCCATGCCAGGTCGATGTGCAGGCGGGAGCGGCGGCCTTGGAGTCCGGCCGGCATAGCGTCGAGGTCGATCTCGGTCGCGACGCGCAGGACGTTGGACGGCTCTCCGAACTCGGCTGCGACCGAGGCGCGATGAATCAGGACGTTCGTGGGGCCGAATGCGGTCCACCAGTGGTTGCCGTCGTGCGCCAGGAGGTCTCCGAGCTGTCCGGCTGTCGTCAGCCGTTCGGTCGCTGTCGCACGGTCTGAGCGGCGGGCAGCGATGACGGAGGAGATGAGCCACAAGGAGCCAGCGAGCGACACGGCGTCTGGCGCGTCCGAACCGGTCATCGACATGAGACCTTCCGCCGATCGGACGGCGATCCGTTCCGCGTCGTCGGTGCGCTCGCTGCGGAGCAGAGCACAGACGACCTGGTATGCGGCGAGACCCTGTGCAGCCTTGGACTCGGCGGCCATAGCTGCGTGGGTGGCACGGTCGGCGGCAAGCCAGCCGAGCTGGTGTTCACCGACCTTCGTAAGGAGCTTGGCGGCGGCCGCGTAAACCGAGCATCGCGCTAGGTGGGTCTCCCTGCCATCGCGGCCTTGGTAGCCGTCGTACCCGTCGGCGGCGCGGATGAGGTCCGGGAGCATCGTTGTAGCTGTGTGGTAGTTGGCTGCCTGGTAAGCCTGGTGGACCTGCACAGAGCCGTTACGGAGCTGGGGGAGAGGCCACGGACTTGCTGGCTCACCCAGGAGATGGTGGTAGCTGGCCAGTTGGCTTCGGACGGCGTCGACGGCCTTGACGTGCTCCGGTGCGTCCGGCGCGAGGACCCACTCCCGGCCGATGAGGTCGGTTACGTCGATGCGCAGGACGGTTGCTAGGTCGTTCAGGGTGGACAGTCGATCGACACCACGAATGCCGCGCTCGACCTGGGACAGCCAGGAGCGCGACATTCCGATGAGTCCCGCCAGGGCGTCTTGCGACATGCCGCGTCGCTTGCGGTAGGCCCCGATGCGCTCACCTACGTGCATCTGCACTTCCCCTCGTTGATGTGGTCTCCCTAGTCAACCGCCGGTTAGCCCGAACAACGCGCACAAAAGTGCGCAGCCTGCCGAGTGCACATCAATCGATCGTTTCGCCTCGACGCTGGAGCCATGAACGAGCCGACCATTCAGGAGCTCACCCGCTTCGGTCCCGGTGCCGCTGGCGGGACGCCTTCCGCACGGGCAACTCTGCGGATGTACGCCGCTGTGAAGGGCGACAGCCGCTCCACCTCAGTAGGCGGCACGCCACCACGGAGCGCCGCGAGGACGGCGGTCAGCATCTCTGTCCGGGATTGCTCGTGGGCCGCTTCGGTCTCGCGATACCGCAGCGTGGCCGACTTCAACTCGTCGCGTAGATCAGTCACCCATCCAGGGTATCGCACCTCGCTTGCGCAACCATTGCTCAAGCGCTACCGTGGTGCGCACCTTAGTTTCGCTTCATGTTCTGGTCAGGCCCGACAGAGCGACGCCCCGGCGGGTGCAACCGCCGAGGCGTCAGGGCCGGTCCAGTCCCTTCACGAACAGGAGCACAACCCAATGAGCATCATCCACCTGTCGGCCGTCGCTAGCCACGAACCATCGGCAGCAGACCTCGCCGGTATCGAGCAGGAATGGCCGCTGATCGCGGCTGAGCTGGACCTGCTGGACGCGCAGATCGCGTTCATCAACGCCGGTCCGTACGCGTCGGCGCTGGAGACGCGCCGTGTCCGGCGCGCCGAGCGCCGAGTGCTGGACATCGGGCGGGAGCTGGCCGACCGCGAGCCGGAGACGGAGGACGCGGCATGACCGCGCAGGTTGCCGAGACCTCCGCGCCGATGCTCGTCCGGGTCGACCTCGGCTGGTGGAAGGTCGCGGGCTACGACCTGGTCCAGGTCTTCTCACCCCGTACGGCACTGGGAACGGCGTGGATCGTCTGGCGTGGCGATCACGTCTTGCACACCACCGACACGCTGCCGCACGCGGGTGGCTGGGTCGCTGACCAGCTCACCGGAGGTGAGGCGCGATGAGTACTCCGCTTCGTACGTCGTACCCGGTCCCGGTTGAGGACCTGATCCCGGCCGCACGCCGTCTCGCTGCCGAGCTGGGCGAGGTCCCGTCACAGAACCGGCTGATGAAGCACCTGCGAGTCGGTAAGGACAAGGCTAGGGCGGTACACGCCACCCTGATCGACGAGCGCACCGACGACCGCCCGGAGACGTACCTGCACTCGGTGCCGGACCCGGACGCGACCACCACCACGACCGCCACCACCGACACGGCGTCTGACGACGCTGCGGAGCGGATTCCGCAGGTCACGCCGCCCGCAGACCTGGTTCCTGCCGCCGACGCCGTGCCGGTCGAGCCGGTTCCCGCGGTTGCCGACGCGGGGGGCATCTCCCCAGCCGTTGAGGCGAGCACGGACACCACGCCTGAGACTGGGGACGAGATGCGCCCGCTTCGGTCGTGGCCGGTGCTGATGCTGGCCCTGCCCGCGTTCGTCGCGGTCTGGTCAGGGTGGGTCGGGCTCGGTGAGCTGACCGGATTCGGCGTCGTGCACCCCCTGCCGGGGATCGCGGACGGCTTCACGATCAACTCGGCGATCACGCTGCCGATCGGTGTCGAGACGTACGCGGCGTTCGCGCTGCGGGTGTGGCTGTCCGGCCGGGTCCCGGTCAAGGCGCGCCGATTCGCTAAGACCTCCGCGCTGGCCGCGCTCGCACTGGGCGCGCTGGGGCAGGTCGCTTATCACCTGCTGGAGGCCGCTGGCGTCACCCGTGCGCCGTGGCAGATCACCACTGTTGTTGCCTGCCTGCCCGTTGCCGTGCTCGGCATGGGTGCCGCGCTGGCCCACCTGATCCACACCCGCGAGAACGGGAGCCACTGACCATGACTGAGCCCATGAGCCACCAGAACAACGAGCTGCCCGACCCGATCGACCTGGACGCGCGCCGCGCCCGCCGAGACGACGACGTACCGGAGCCCGCGCAGGCCCCGGAGGAATCGGCCGGCGTGCTGGTGCCGCTGTCGGCGGGTGAGGTGGAGTCGATGGACACCGCCTACGAGATCGCGTTGGACGACACCGACGACGACCCAGCCACGGGCAAGGTCATCGTGCTGGTGGACACCCCCGGTCTGCCGGTACCGGTCGCAGCCGGACAGCGGCTGCCGATCATCCCGACCCATCTGCTCCCGCAGAACCTGCGCGCCACCACCACCCGCGCTCTGGCTCGTACTGGACACGTGACGGCGTTCCACGCGGTCCGATCGCCCTGGTACGCAACGAAGTTCGGCTGGTTCGCCGGGCGTGGTTTGTCGCGGCTGATCGGTAAGCAGATGCGGTGGTGGTGGGTCCCGAACTCGGTTGCGCTGGAGCAGAAGGCTGCCGACGCGGGGGAGCTGAAGGAGTGGGAGAAGATCCACCGCCAGCTCAAGGCCACGCGGATGTGGCGCGGTGGTGTGCTGGCGTTGCAGAACCTCGGGCTGCTGATCGGGCTGCCGATCGCGTGGAACGCGGCCCCGGCCGCTGGTCTCGCGGCTGTGGGTGCGGCTGCGGTCGCCGGGTTGGCGCACTACGGCCGCCCGGCCGGTCAGACCCTGGTCGGTACCGCTGTGGTCGCGCCCCGGTTCCGCAAGCTGAACTCAGACATCGTGTTGCGTGCCTACTACGCGGCCGGTCTCGGCAAGCAGGACAAGGCGGACCAGGAGGTGCGGTTCGGTTCCCAAATGTCGCGGGACGCACGCAATACCGGATCTCAGGTGGTCGTGGATCTCCCGTACGGCAAGGGCTGGTCGGACGTTGCCGGTGCGCGGGAGAAGATCGCTTCTGGCCTGGACGTGCACACCAATCAGGTGTTCCTGACCCCGGACAAGACCAGCTCACGCCGCCACACGCTGTTTGTCGCGGACCGGGACCCGCTGGCGGTCGCGGTGGGCCGGTCGGATCTGCTGGACTGCAAGCCGCGCTCGATCTGGGACCCGGTGAAGCTGGGCAAGGACGAGCGGGACGCGCTCGTCACGTTGTCGCTGATGTGGAACTCGCTGCTGGTCGGCGCGCAGCCCCGTAAGGGCAAGACGTTCTTTGCTCGCCTGGTCGCGTTGCACGCGGCCTCAGATCCGTACGTGAAGCTCATCGTTGCTGACGGCAAGAACTCCCCGGACTGGCTGGCGTTTAAGAAGATCGCCCACCGCACCGTGTTCGGCACCCACCCGAACCCGAACGACAACAACCCGATCGAGAACCTGCAAGCGATCCTGGACGAAGTCCTCGCCCACATCGACCGCGTCAACTCGATCCTCACAAGCCTGCCGGTCACGATGTGCCCGGACGGCAAGCTGACCAAGGAACTCGCTCGCGACCCGCGCTACCCGGACCTGCGGGTTTTGGTGATGGTGATGGAGGAGTTCCAGGTCTACTTCGAGACCGAGGACCAGGCGGTCAACAAGGAGATCGCGGCCAAGCTCTCCCGGATTCAGGCGGTCGGTCCGAGTGCCGGCGTCGTGATCGAGTCCAGCTCGCAGAAGCCGTCCGGTGTCGGCGCGGGTGATGTGGGGCGGTTGTTCAACCGGTACCGGGACAACCACTCGGTGCGGTTCGCGCTCAAGTGCGGCAACCGGCTCGTGTCCGAAGCTGTGCTCGGTGGCGACGCGTACGCCGAAGGGTTCGACGCCTCTGCCCTGCCGGTCGGAGACGAGTACCGGGGCGTCGGCTACCTGTACGGCGTCACCGACAACACCCCGACCGTGCGGTCGTTCCTGGCCGACGCGGCCGACGCGGACAAGATCCTGACCGCCGCGAGGAAGCGCCGCGAGCAGCTCGGCACCCTCACGGGCGAGGCGGCGGGCGAGGAGCTGGAGCGTGCCAGCCGTGACGTGCTGGCCGATCTGCTGGCCGTGATGGGGCCTGACGGCAAGGCGCACTGGGACACCCTCGCCGGACGCCTGACCAACCAAATGCCGGAGCAGTACGACGGCACGACCCCCGATGCGATCTCCGCTCAGGCCCGCGCGCAGGGCGTCCCGTCGGTGAACGTGAAGCGGGACGGCGTGGTCCGCAAGGGCGTCAGCGCCGACGACCTGCGCGCCGCCATGGCCCGCCGCGACGGCTCCGGCACCTAAGCCGCGGGCAACAGAGAGTAACCAACTGAACTGAGGGTGCGGGACTGGTGAAGTAGCGGCCCCGACGCTACCGGTAGCGGCTGCGCTACCCGTGCCGCTACCCCACAACCCAAACCTGACCAGGCCGTTCGCTCACGCGTAGCGAGTAGCGGCCACGGCTCCTCACGCCCAAAACAGCCCGTTGGAGGCTACCCATGCTGTCCCGCGCCGCTACCGCTATCCCTGCCGCCGCTACCCACGGTAGTGACAGCTCCGACGCCGTCGCTACCCTCACCGCCACCGTCCACACCGCCGGACAGGTCGCCACAGTCCTACTGATCGTGACCATCGTCGTCGGGTTCTACCTGTTCACCTGCCTGGTGTGGCCGTTCGGCAAGTGCCGTCGCTGCAAGGGCGTCGGCAAGTTCAAGTCCCCGTTCGGCAGCGCGTTCCGGCACTGCGGGAAGTGCGACGGCTCGGGGCTGCGGGTCCGGCTCGGACGCCACGTCATCAACCACATGCGCGCTGTCCGGGGCGCAGGCGAGAACTCCACCAGCAAGGGCGACAAGTGATGTGCGCCGCGCTGGACGGGCTCAGCCTGCACCCCGCCCGATCGCAATGGGTGGAGCTGTGGAACGGCAAGCAGGCTCTCGGCTGGGACTACTACGGGACTCCGGTGTTCCGGTTCCGGTGGGCACCTGCGGGGCTCGCCACCCGCCGCCAGCTCCGGGCGATGCGGATGTCTCCGGGCGGGCAGGAGCCGTACGCGCTGCTGGTGTGGCGCAACGGCAAGCGGTGGGCGTGGCTGTACCGGCTCGACCTCGCCAGACCTTCCCGCGTCCCGTCCCCGGCTCAGCTCAACGCCTTGGACAAGGCCATGACCGCGCGGCGGACCTGCGGGCTGTGCGGGCGGGTCCAGACCTACTGCATCCCGACCTCTGACGGTCGGTGCCTGACCTGCATTGACACCGCCAGCTACCCGACCGCTGCCTAAATCCACCTCGAGGAGGAACCACCCCTATGCACGACCTACTGACCGCCGCGCTCGCTGCGGCCGGTCGCGGCTGGCCGGTGTTCATGCTCGGTCGCTCCAAGCGGCCCGTTGCCAACTGCAACGACTGCCGCGACAACCCCCACGACCCTGCGACGTGCGGGCACCTGACGTGCCACGGGTTCTACGCAGCCACCACCGACCCCGAACGCGTGAGGCTGATCGTGGGCGCTGTACCGAGCGGCCAGCTTGCCGTACGAACAGGCGCTGCCTCTGGGCTGGTGGTGGTCGACGTCGACCCGGCTCATGGGGGAGCGGACAGCCTTGCCGACCTGGTCACGGGCCAGCTGGTGCCGCGCACGTTGTGGGTCGTCACAGGCTCGTTCGGACAGCACCTGTACTACCGCCACCCCGGCCGCGAAATCCCCTCACGGCCAATGCCGAACCGGCCCGGGATCGACATCAAAGCCGACGGCGGCTACGTCGTCCTCCCGCCGTCGATCCACCACCGCACCCACCAGCCCTACCGGTGGAGCGAGGGACTGTGCGAACCGATCGAGATGCCCCCCGCGCTGATCGACGCATGCCTACCCACCGCGCCGGCCACTTCCACCCGCAACCCGAGCGGCCCGATCCGGACCACGAAAGCGGGGGGCATCTCCAACCCTGACGGACTGCTCACCTCAACGCTGAACGCCGTCCGCAACGCAGCCGAGGGAAAGCGCCGAACGACGCTCTACGGGGCCGCGCGAGGCGTTGCGCGGATGGTCGCGGCCGGGGCGATCAGTCACGCCGACGCAATCGCCGCCCTGACCGACGTGGGGCAGCAAGTCGAGCAGACCGCCCGCGACATTCGAGCCGCTATCGCTGATGGCTTCCATGACGAAGGGATCGCCGCATGACCACCTCTACCGACACCCACAACGCCGAACCGGCGCAGCTGATCGATGGCGCGCAGCTGCTAGATGACGTGGCCGCGACCATCGGCCGGTACGTCATCTTGCCGAGCACCTCAGCGCACGTTGCGGTGGTGCTGTGGATCGCTGCCAGCCACGCCGTGAAGGCGTGGAACTGTGCGCCCCGGTTGGTGATCCGGGCGCCAGAGCGGCGGTGTGGAAAGTCGCGGCTGCTGGACATGGTGGAAGGGATGTGCCATCGGCCGTTGATGACCGTCAACGCGTCGCCGTCGGCCGTGTACCGGTCAATCGGCATGGCACCGTCCGATCCTCCGACGCTGCTGATCGATGAGGCCGACACGATCTTTGGCCCGAAGGCCGGGGAGAACGAAGACCTGCGGGGCCTGCTGAACGCCGGTCACCAGCGCGGCCGTCCGGCGCTGCGCTACGACGCCGGGACGAAGAACGTGGAGAAGATCCAGACGTTCGCCATGGCAGCGCTCGCGGGCATTGGTGCGATGCCGGACACGATCGAGGACCGCGCTGCGGTGATCCGGATGCGTCGCCGCGCGCCCGGTGAGCAGGTCGCGCCGTACCGGGTCCGGCGCGACGGTCCCGAGCTGGACGAGCTGCGCCAACTGCTCAACCAGTGGCTCGCCCCGCAGGTGATCGAGCTGACGAAGGCCGCGCCGGATATGCCGCTGGAGGACCGCGCTGCGGACACGTGGGAGCCGATGATTGCCGTTGCCGACCTGGCAGGTGGGCATTGGCCCCGAGCCGCCCGCAAGGCGGCTGTGGCGCTCACCAGCGACCGCGACGCGGGCGACGAGGGATCGACACCGACCCGGCTGCTGGCCGACTGCCGCACCGCGTTCCAAGACGCCGACGCGCTGCCCACCGCCGAGCTGCTCAAGCGGCTGCACAGCGACCCCGAAGCGCCCTGGGCGACGATCGGGAAGGCCGGGCTGACGGCGATGCGGATGGGCAACCTGCTGCGGGACTTCGAGGTCCACAGCGACACGATCCGGTTCCCGACCGGGCAGGCGAAGGGCTACTACCGCAGCGATTTCGTCGACGCGTGGAACCGCTATTGCCCCGAGCCGAAACCTGCCGGTGGGGAAGCCGTACCAGCCGTACCAGCCTCGTTGTCGCAGGTCAGCCCCGAGGAGGCTTCCGCCTCTGGTACGGCTCAAGCCGTACCACGCACTCAAGCCTCATTGACCCTGACCAGCCAAAACGAGGCTGGTACGGCTGGTACGCCTTGGGTCCCCAGAGCTGTCAGCGCCGACTCGACCTCTGGAGCCGCATGAAAAGCCAAGCACCTGTGCCGCACCTGATGCCCGTTCCGGACGACGAATCGACGGCGACCGTTCACGACTTCCGAGCCCTGGTCTACACGGTCCCTGAGGTCGCCCGACTGCTGGCCGTCTCGCGCAACACCGCCTACCTCATGGTCCGCACCGGACAGATTCCCGCGCGCCGCCTCGGCACCCGCTGGGTTGTGCCGCGCCGCGCATTCCACACCTGGCTTGACGCCACCCCGATTCCCGACGACACGGCAACCCTCGCGACCGCATCGAACTGGAGCTGACACCGAAATGGGCTACGTCCGAAAGACCCCCGCTGGAAGCTGGAAAGCCTGCTGGCGTGACGCCACCGGTCGCCAGCCGTCGAAGACCTTCCCGACTCGTCGGGAGGCGTCTGCCTTCCTGGCCACGATCGAATCAACCAAGCACACCGGTACGTACGTCGATCCGCACGCTGCACGACGCATCAAGTTCAGCACCTACGCCGCGCAGTGGATCGAGTCGCACAATGTCGAGCTGACGACGCGTGCACGGGATCTGTCCTTGCTCAAGAATCACGTGGTCGCGCACTGGGGTAACGCTCCGCTCTCCGCGATCGACCATTCGTCCACGCAGAAGTGGATTACCGCTCTTTCCCGTCAGCTGTCGCCGTCAACCGTTGGTGAATGCAACCGTCTGTTCAGTGCAGTCCTGAAGAATGCTGTCCGCGATCGGTTGATCGCAGTGAACCCAGCCAAGGACGTACGGCTACCGAAGAAGCGGCAGCAGGCGGGGGACAGGCAGACGATCAGCCGGGAGGAATTCACGACCCAACTCCTCCCGGCCGTCCCCGAGCGGCACCGAGCGATCGTCGCTCTTGCTGGCGGTACTGGACTGCGGTGGGGCGAATGCGTCGGACTCCGTTGGGAGTCGGTCGACCTAGTGGCCGGCACTCTGCGAGTCGAGCGCGTGGCCGTTGAGGTGAACGGTCATGTGACCCCGAAGCCCTACCCGAAGTCGCGAGCTGGGAGGCGCGTTGTCCCGGTTCCGTCGATGGTGGGCCGCCTCCTGGAGGAGTACCGCGAGCTCTACGGCACGGGGCAGGCGGGGGAGGTGTTCATCAACGAGGCGGGCACCCCGTTGAGGCGCACACTCTTCCGGGCTCGGATCTGGCGGCCGTCGCTCGTCCGGGCCGGACTGCTCGGCTGGGTCGCAGAGGACAGCGAAAAGTTCCGGGGCACCTGGCCGACCCCGACCGGAGACGAGACCGAGCTGTTCAAAACCAGGGCACAGGCGGTCAAAGCCGTGTCGCGCCACGCGGAAGGTGGGCTGCGGTTCCACGATCTCCGGCACTCGTACGCGTCATGGCTGATCACCTCGGGTGTGCCGGTTCCCGACGTACAGCGGGTGATGGGGCACGAGCGGCCGACGACGACGCTGATGATCTACACACATGTGCAGGGAGGCTCTCAGGAGCGGGTCCTTGGGGCTCTCGCTGCCTTTTCGCTGCCCGAAGAGGACTGAAACGAGAAGAGCGGGGACCTGGCGTCTGCCGGGTTCCCGCTCTGACCTGCGTGTTGTTCGGGTGGGCGATACTGGGTTCGAACCAGTGACCTCTTCGGTGTGAACGAAGCGCGCTACCACTGCGCCAATCGCCCGGATGATGGTGCTGATGTTTCGTATGGGGTGGTGCGGTGAAACCTTAGCGCATCATTGCAGCGACGATCTAATCGGGCCGGGCTACTCTTGCTGCAGGACGGAGATCCCGTCGCGTTGGAGACGTGATTGTGACTTTCTCGCACGACACCGAGCAGGCGCTCGGGACGCTGGTCCGGCTCGTCAACACCATGCCCGGACCGAACAGCCAGGTCGACTCACTGGAGATCCTCGAGGAACTGGAGAAGTTCGTCCAGGAGCGGGAGTTCAGTGCGGTCGACACGCTGACGGA from Kribbella sp. NBC_00709 carries:
- a CDS encoding tyrosine-type recombinase/integrase, encoding MGYVRKTPAGSWKACWRDATGRQPSKTFPTRREASAFLATIESTKHTGTYVDPHAARRIKFSTYAAQWIESHNVELTTRARDLSLLKNHVVAHWGNAPLSAIDHSSTQKWITALSRQLSPSTVGECNRLFSAVLKNAVRDRLIAVNPAKDVRLPKKRQQAGDRQTISREEFTTQLLPAVPERHRAIVALAGGTGLRWGECVGLRWESVDLVAGTLRVERVAVEVNGHVTPKPYPKSRAGRRVVPVPSMVGRLLEEYRELYGTGQAGEVFINEAGTPLRRTLFRARIWRPSLVRAGLLGWVAEDSEKFRGTWPTPTGDETELFKTRAQAVKAVSRHAEGGLRFHDLRHSYASWLITSGVPVPDVQRVMGHERPTTTLMIYTHVQGGSQERVLGALAAFSLPEED